In a single window of the Verrucomicrobiota bacterium genome:
- the prfB gene encoding peptide chain release factor 2 (programmed frameshift), with the protein MITPELLSQIDELHKRAGYLWRYLDVDQKKKEIAASEQKMSEPGFWDNNEEAQRLTGEVSRMKRLVEGMEGLQSEVEDVKTMAELADEEEGEDAMTAAAETEQLAGALQKKIDRLELQSFLSGPHDAKDAILSIHAGAGGTESCDWADMLLRMYTRWSERSGFEVEVQDIQPGEEAGISRATLRISGDNAYGFSKAERGVHRLVRISPFDSNKRRHTSFCSVDVIAEVDDDIELEIRDEDLRIDTYRSSGKGGQHVNKTDSAVRLTHLPTGLVAACQSDRSQHKNKATAMKMLKSRIYEQMEDEKRSEMEKFYGEKGEIAWGNQIRNYVFQPYQMVKDLRTGEETSNIQGVMDGELDPFVHAWLRAGGPVGRNAAAGNDSDV; encoded by the exons ATGATTACGCCCGAGCTTCTTTCCCAGATTGATGAACTGCACAAGCGTGCCGGTTACCTCTGGAGGTATCTT GACGTCGATCAAAAGAAGAAGGAGATAGCGGCATCGGAGCAAAAGATGTCGGAGCCCGGGTTTTGGGATAACAACGAAGAAGCCCAGAGACTCACGGGCGAGGTCAGTCGGATGAAGCGCCTTGTGGAGGGGATGGAGGGTCTCCAGTCCGAAGTGGAGGACGTCAAAACCATGGCAGAGCTGGCCGATGAAGAAGAGGGCGAAGATGCTATGACGGCTGCTGCGGAGACCGAACAGTTGGCAGGCGCTCTCCAGAAAAAAATCGATCGGTTGGAGCTGCAGTCTTTCCTGAGTGGTCCGCATGACGCGAAGGATGCGATCCTCAGCATCCATGCGGGTGCTGGAGGGACCGAGTCCTGTGATTGGGCGGATATGCTTTTGCGGATGTACACTCGGTGGAGTGAACGCTCGGGATTTGAGGTCGAGGTGCAGGATATTCAACCGGGGGAAGAAGCGGGAATATCGAGGGCCACTCTACGAATCTCGGGGGATAATGCTTATGGGTTCTCCAAAGCGGAGCGGGGGGTTCATCGCTTGGTGCGGATCAGCCCGTTTGATTCCAATAAGAGACGGCACACCTCCTTCTGCTCGGTGGATGTGATTGCGGAAGTGGATGACGACATCGAGCTGGAGATTCGCGATGAGGATTTACGGATTGATACCTACCGGTCCAGTGGGAAGGGTGGGCAGCACGTGAATAAGACCGACTCGGCGGTCCGTCTGACACACCTGCCGACCGGCCTGGTGGCCGCTTGTCAAAGTGATCGCTCCCAGCACAAGAACAAGGCGACTGCGATGAAGATGCTGAAGTCGCGCATCTACGAACAGATGGAGGACGAGAAGCGTTCGGAGATGGAGAAATTTTATGGGGAGAAGGGTGAAATTGCCTGGGGGAATCAGATTCGGAACTACGTTTTCCAGCCCTATCAGATGGTCAAGGATCTTCGGACAGGCGAGGAGACATCCAATATTCAGGGCGTTATGGATGGAGAACTGGATCCATTTGTTCATGCCTGGCTCAGAGCGGGCGGCCCGGTTGGCCGCAACGCAGCAGCGGGGAATGACTCGGACGTGTGA
- a CDS encoding HesA/MoeB/ThiF family protein — protein sequence MYRLPVSYLRAVFDRFSGESLSSEERSFYSRQIGLPRIGLEGQLKLKCSRVLVVGAGGLGCPVLQALAGAGVGHLTVMDPDSIEPTNIARQWLYSLEDAGRSKAVTAVGRIRRQNPFIEVSARVEAFGVENGTSIAESHDLVIDATDNFQTRVCIDQVCAEVGRPWIFAGLHGDSFQMALFWAEYGARFRDLFAAADGSSNCEVTGMMGTTSSLAGNWQAREAVNVITGSGTVAPGVVTSVHAVTNESVQFRIPGAKSPERFGNEEGESEEADWTLERIERACSMNKPFLLVNLREGVPAPSGILSSAESIRTDDILEDPTILPEDRTVCLVCENGVTSRLLAGAINSTTRRFPVVYLKGGFAS from the coding sequence TTGTATCGTCTGCCTGTGTCGTACTTGAGAGCTGTTTTTGATCGTTTCTCCGGAGAGTCACTTTCCAGCGAAGAGCGGTCTTTTTACTCCCGCCAGATCGGTTTGCCGCGTATCGGTTTGGAGGGGCAGTTGAAGCTGAAGTGTTCACGGGTTTTGGTGGTCGGTGCAGGTGGGCTCGGCTGCCCGGTTTTGCAGGCTTTGGCAGGAGCAGGTGTCGGCCACCTCACTGTGATGGATCCCGATTCAATTGAACCTACGAACATTGCCCGCCAGTGGTTGTATTCCCTCGAAGATGCCGGTCGAAGTAAGGCGGTGACTGCGGTGGGCCGCATCCGTCGGCAGAATCCCTTCATCGAGGTCTCAGCGCGGGTCGAGGCCTTCGGGGTTGAGAATGGAACGTCTATCGCCGAGAGCCATGATCTTGTGATTGACGCTACCGATAATTTTCAAACCAGAGTCTGCATCGATCAGGTATGCGCCGAAGTCGGCCGTCCGTGGATTTTTGCTGGTCTCCATGGAGACAGCTTTCAGATGGCTCTTTTTTGGGCGGAATATGGGGCACGGTTTCGTGATCTTTTCGCCGCCGCTGATGGATCCTCAAATTGCGAGGTGACTGGTATGATGGGAACAACCTCCTCTCTAGCGGGAAACTGGCAAGCTCGTGAAGCGGTGAATGTAATCACCGGATCGGGAACGGTCGCACCGGGAGTCGTGACTTCCGTCCATGCAGTGACCAATGAATCCGTGCAGTTCAGGATCCCGGGGGCAAAGTCACCGGAGAGATTCGGGAACGAAGAGGGGGAAAGTGAAGAAGCCGACTGGACCCTGGAGAGAATTGAAAGGGCTTGCTCCATGAACAAACCATTCCTCCTGGTGAACTTAAGGGAAGGAGTTCCGGCCCCTTCAGGAATTCTCAGTAGTGCCGAGAGCATTCGGACCGACGATATATTGGAAGATCCAACGATTCTCCCGGAGGACCGGACGGTTTGTCTGGTTTGTGAGAATGGTGTAACGAGCCGCTTGCTGGCCGGTGCGATCAATTCGACGACTAGAAGATTCCCAGTGGTTTATCTCAAGGGAGGGTTCGCTTCGTAG